The Mya arenaria isolate MELC-2E11 chromosome 16, ASM2691426v1 genome includes a window with the following:
- the LOC128222488 gene encoding uncharacterized protein LOC128222488, which translates to MNTITCFVIFIQLSVLVLSEPECSGYDFQEKILEKTMQMELQIKLLQKANKELKRELLFAQYNYNTGLTALETRIDELEAQRLANGLNIETRFAEVEKYTNGYCSNNKIIFRATLSTRSLALSTVKTAVFDIVHENFGNAYNPMNGIFTPPLNGTYVFQISIGNPTGQPGRVFLKKNLESIEYVFAGYTSGWDQAGKTAFLYLEVGDIVYVEGTGHITGTYDVESIHSSFSGALMHVC; encoded by the exons ATGAATACgataacatgttttgttattttcattcaacTGAGTGTTCTAGTGTTATCTGAACCTGAATGCTCTGGCTACGACTTTCAAGAGAAAATTCTGGAAAAAACTATGCAAATGGAACTGCAAATAAAATTGTTACAAAAAGCTAACAAAGAACTAAAAAGAGAGCTGCTGTTTGCACAGTATAACTACAATACTGGTCTAACTGCCTTGGAAACAAGGATTGATGAATTAGAAGCGCAGAGACTCGCAAATGGTCTGAACATCGAAACACGATTTGCTGAAGTGGAAAAATATACCAATGGATATT GTTCAAACAACAAGATCATATTCAGAGCAACACTTAGTACGCGTTCTTTGGCATTAAGCACTGTGAAAACTGCCGTCTTCGATATCGTCCATGAGAATTTCGGCAACGCTTACAATCCTATGAATGGCATCTTTACGCCTCCTTTAAACGGAACGTATGTGTTTCAAATTTCCATAGGTAATCCAACAGGACAGCCAGGACGAGTTTTCTTGAAGAAAAATTTAGAATCCATCGAATATGTCTTCGCCGGGTACACTTCCGGGTGGGACCAGGCAGGAAAAACAGCCTTTCTTTACCTAGAAGTTGGAGATATTGTGTATGTTGAGGGTACCGGTCACATTACCGGTACATATGACGTAGAAAGTATTCATTCAAGTTTCTCAGGAGCACTGATGCACGTTTGCTAA